From Larus michahellis chromosome 8, bLarMic1.1, whole genome shotgun sequence, one genomic window encodes:
- the TSEN15 gene encoding tRNA-splicing endonuclease subunit Sen15 — protein MEPAAGPAEGGCGPAGGQGGWAGGAGGNWMATHPTFTEMMSLDISDSAQIYAAFVVYLDLLEGRNWHEVKHVGVAELQLVCLHAREKEQDSLQVMVPVPVHISLSHERIREILKKASLPQEDPDTPLSVTLAIVESDSTVVYYKMTDGFVMPDPPDGTEDVDNKQWRKKRKNLFK, from the exons ATGGAGCCGGCGGCCGGCCCGGCGGAGGGGGGCTGCGGCCCGGCGGGGGGCCAGGGGGGCTGGGCGGGGGGTGCCGGCGGCAACTGGATGGCGACTCACCCCACG TTCACAGAAATGATGTCTCTTGATATATCCGACAGCGCTCAGATCTATGCTGCGTTTGTGGTATACCTGGACCTCCTGGAAG GGAGAAACTGGCATGAAGTGAAGCATGTCGGAGTAGCAGAACTGCAGCTTGTATGCTTACACGCACGTGAAAAGGAACAGGACAGTCTCCAAGTGATGGTGCCGGTACCTGTGCACATATCGTTAAGCCACGAGAG GATAAGAGAAATCTTGAAGAAAGCATCTCTCCCACAAGAGGATCCTGACACCCCACTGTCAGTTACCTTGGCCATAGTTGAGTCAGATTCCACTGTAGTCTACTATAAAATGACTGATGGCTTTGTAATGCCAGATCCGCCCGACGGTACCGAGGATGTGGACAATAAAcagtggagaaagaaaagaaagaacctTTTCAAATGA